The Plectropomus leopardus isolate mb chromosome 2, YSFRI_Pleo_2.0, whole genome shotgun sequence genome has a window encoding:
- the LOC121949361 gene encoding elastase-1-like, protein MLRLLVLTSLAALVLAKLEPQPRYLEDSFERVVGGEVASPNSWPWQISLQYKSGSRYYHTCGGTLIERGWVMTAAHCVDSNRQWRVILGEHDLYSDSGREQIMTVSRVYIHPRWDSSRVSAGYDIALLRLSSEATLNSYVQLGSLPPSGQILPNNNLCYITGWGRTSTGGSLSAQLKQAYLPLVDHKTCSRPDWWGSTVKTTMVCGGGGAEAGCNGDSGGPLNCLVDGKYYVHGIASFVSGMGCNAPKKPTVFTRVSAYIEWMDSIMM, encoded by the exons ATGCTTAGGCTTCTGGTGTTGACAAGTCTCGCAGCCCTGG TGCTGGCTAAGCTGGAACCCCAGCCCAGGTACCTGGAGGACAGCTTTGAGAGAGTCGTTGGAGGCGAGGTGGCCAGTCCCAACTCCTGGCCCTGGCAG ATCTCTCTTCAGTACAAATCCGGCAGCAGGTACTATCACACATGTGGAGGCACCCTGATCGAGAGAGGCTGGGTTATGACTGCTGCTCACTGTGTGGACAG cAATAGGCAGTGGCGTGTCATTCTTGGTGAACATGACCTCTACAGCGACAGCGGCAGAGAGCAGATCATGACTGTCAGTCGTGTTTACATCCACCCCAGATGGGACTCCAGCAGAGTGTCTGCTGG CTACGACATCGCCCTGCTGCGTCTGTCCTCTGAGGCCACCCTGAACTCCTACGTCCAGCTGGGCTCTCTGCCTCCCAGTGGTCAGATTCTGCCCAACAACAACCTCTGCTACATCACCGGATGGGGACGTACTTCCA CTGGTGGAAGCCTGTCCGCCCAGCTGAAGCAGGCCTATCTCCCTCTGGTCGACCACAAGACCTGCAGCAGGCCTGACTGGTGGGGCAGCACTGTCAAGACCACCAtggtgtgtggtggtggtggcgcAGAGGCTGGATGCAAT GGCGACTCTGGTGGCCCTCTGAACTGCCTTGTTGATGGAAAATACTACGTCCACGGTATTGCCAGCTTTGTGTCTGGTATGGGATGCAATGCCCCCAAGAAGCCCACAGTCTTCACCCGTGTCTCTGCCTACATCGAATGGATGGACTCT ATCATGATGTAA
- the LOC121950040 gene encoding elastase-1-like, producing MLVFLLFTTLTATVLAELELQSDYKESGPAGRVVGGDAVPSHSSWPWQVSLQYYSDGSYHHFCGGTLIRRAWVMTAAHCMYSSRSMRVVLGDLYLHSNSHTEQYRSVSNVYIHPDWNNNSISSGNDIALLRLSSEATMTSYVGLPYIPSYGEILPHNHPCYITGYGRTSTGGSMTTTMRQAYLPVVDHETCTSAGWWGSTIKTTMICAGGGAQSACNGDFGGPLSCKVNNKWYVHGVASFVSGMGCNAPQKPTVFTRVSAFIIWMNSVMDSPRN from the exons ATGCTGGTGTTTCTGCTATTCACCACCCTCACAGCCACAG TGCTGGCTGAGTTGGAGCTTCAGTCCGACTACAAGGAGAGCGGCCCTGCAGGGAGAGTTGTGGGAGGTGATGCAGTGCCTTCTCACTCCTCCTGGCCTTGGCAG GTCTCTCTCCAGTACTACTCTGATGGCTCCTATCACCATTTCTGTGGAGGAACGCTGATCAGGAGAGCATGGGTCATGACTGCTGCTCACTGTATGTACAG TTCCAGGTCTATGCGTGTGGTCCTGGGCGATCTCTACCTGCACAGCAACAGTCACACGGAGCAATATAGGAGCGTCAGCAATGTTTATATTCATCCTGACTGGAACAATAACAGCATCTCCTCTGG TAATGACATCGCCCTGCTTCGGCTGTCTTCTGAGGCCACGATGACCTCATACGTGGGGCTGCCCTATATACCTTCTTATGGTGAGATCCTGCCTCACAACCACCCCTGCTACATCACTGGATATGGACGCACTTCCA CTGGTGGAAGTATGACGACCACAATGAGGCAGGCTTACCTTCCTGTTGTTGATCACGAAACCTGCACCAGTGCCGGCTGGTGGGGCAGCACCATCAAAACCACCATGATCTGTGCTGGTGGAGGAGCTCAGTCAGCATGCAAC GGTGACTTTGGTGGCCCTCTTAGCTGCAAAGTTAACAACAAGTGGTATGTCCATGGGGTAGCCAGCTTTGTGTCTGGTATGGGATGCAACGCGCCCCAGAAACCCACTGTCTTTACCCGGGTCTCCGCCTTCATCATATGGATGAACTCG GTCATGGACAGTCCTAGAAAttga